A DNA window from Alphaproteobacteria bacterium contains the following coding sequences:
- the meaB gene encoding methylmalonyl Co-A mutase-associated GTPase MeaB yields MAQKIKDWAEQIIKGDRRALSQAITLLESKTDEDYLLSLDLMEMISAKTKESLRIGISGLPGVGKSSFIEQYGMQLTNEGHRVAVLAIDPSSVHDKGAILGDKIRMTDLANHPQAFVRPSPASGHLGGVTQRMRDVILLCEAAGYDRILIETVGVGQSEIELSHMVDVFLYLMLPESGDDIQALKRGIFEVADFVVINKVEAEQKSTAKRLHKNLKSSFALLSKRANGWSVPICLLSLETKDGFDDLVKRINEFEAYIKENGYFTKRRDEQNQLSLKEEFEAQFKKCSEDMCQRLMTEFQAKDAKKRYAPKDIHEFLKERI; encoded by the coding sequence ATGGCACAAAAAATTAAAGACTGGGCAGAACAAATCATCAAGGGAGACCGTAGGGCGCTTTCTCAGGCCATTACATTGCTTGAATCAAAGACAGATGAAGACTATCTCCTCTCTCTTGACCTGATGGAAATGATCTCAGCCAAAACAAAAGAATCTCTTCGAATCGGCATTTCAGGATTGCCTGGTGTTGGAAAATCATCCTTTATTGAACAATATGGCATGCAGCTTACCAATGAAGGTCACCGCGTTGCTGTGTTGGCAATTGACCCGAGCTCCGTTCATGACAAAGGCGCAATTCTTGGCGATAAGATTCGCATGACAGATCTTGCGAATCACCCTCAGGCTTTTGTGCGTCCATCTCCTGCCTCAGGCCATTTAGGAGGCGTCACACAGCGTATGCGCGATGTGATTCTACTCTGTGAAGCGGCTGGCTATGACCGCATTTTAATTGAAACTGTTGGCGTTGGACAATCTGAGATTGAACTCAGCCATATGGTTGATGTTTTTTTATACCTAATGCTTCCTGAAAGTGGTGATGATATTCAGGCTTTAAAGCGTGGCATTTTTGAGGTTGCCGATTTCGTTGTCATTAACAAGGTTGAAGCCGAGCAAAAAAGCACAGCCAAAAGATTACACAAGAATTTAAAATCATCCTTTGCGCTTTTATCAAAGCGTGCAAACGGCTGGAGTGTTCCGATTTGTTTATTGTCTTTGGAAACAAAAGATGGATTTGATGATTTAGTTAAAAGAATCAATGAATTTGAGGCCTATATTAAAGAGAATGGTTATTTCACAAAACGTCGTGATGAGCAGAATCAACTGTCTTTAAAAGAAGAGTTCGAGGCGCAATTCAAAAAATGCTCAGAGGATATGTGTCAAAGGTTAATGACAGAGTTTCAAGCAAAAGATGCGAAGAAGAGATATGCACCTAAAGATATCCATGAATTTTTGAAAGAGCGGATTTGA